The genomic stretch AGACTGTCTCCTTCTGGCCCCCAGCACTGTCCATCCACCAGCTTGCTGCGCAGGGGGAGCTGAGCCAGCTGAAGGAACACCTGAGGAAAGGTGCGTGTCCACACACATGCTGGCATGTCGGCCTGTCTGGTGTGTGCGTGTGGGCTCTGCGTGCCCACTCACACTGATGATGACTTGTGAATGCCCGCATGTGTGCCTGTGTCCCCACGTGTACATGAGTATGTCATGTGTGTACCCACGTGTTTAACTGCCCCCATGTCCAGCCCCAGACCCTGTCTTATCCCCACTCTGGTGACactggggagagggcaggggtgcAGTCTGGTGATACCACTCCCACCTGCTAGGTGACAACCTCATCAACAGGCCGGATGAGCGTGGCTTCACTCCCCTCATCTGGGCTTCTGCCTTTGGAGAGATCGAGACCGTCCGCTTCTTGCTCGAGTGGGTGCGTCTCAGCCTAGCTGGGGGGGGTTCCTGGGGACCTGAGGGCTGGCTGAAGTTTCAGCTGCTTCTTCTGGTTCCCTGTCCATGAGATGGGGCTACTCTGCTGGGGGACCCCAGGATCCCAGGGAATGTCCCCATGTCTCCCATCACTACCCACTCTACTCCCCCCCAGGGTGCCgacccccacatccttgccaaggAACGGGAGAGCGCCCTGTCACTGGCCAGCATGGGTGGCTACACGGATATTGTGGGGCTGCTGCTCGAGCGTGACGTGGACATCAACATCTATGACTGGGTGAGGTGCCCCACCCAGGCTCCTCTTGGTTACCTGGCCTCTATTCCTACCCTCCGGTATTTATGGAGTACCTGCGAGGTGCCAGGCCTGTTCTTGGTGCTGGGAACACAAAACAGACTCATTCTCACACCTGGTAGAGTTCCCAGCCTGGGAAGACAGACACTTAAATGGGCAATTGAGAGATAATGAATAGCAGTGTGAAGGCAGGTGCACAGGCAGCCACAGGAGCCCAGAGGTGGACAAGGGAGGTCAGGGAGGGCTTCATGGAGGAAGAGGCATCTAAGTTGAGAAACAGGAGAAAGATGGGTGAGGTGATGAATGGGAAGAGGTACCATACTTAGTTGGAAGCCAGAGATTTTGCGGCATCTTGAGAACTGGAAGAAGAGAGAGCATTAGTTTCTCCATGCCTTCACCCCCTGACAGAATGGAGGGACACCACTGCTGTACGCTGTGCGTGGGAACCACGTGAAGTGTGTTGAGGCCTTGCTGGGTAAGTAAGAGTACAGATGGGCCCTGGTGGCCCCAGACCCCCATCTGGCCCTGTGGGCTCCCTGAACTCTTGCATGGCTCGTCACCACCCCCGTTTTACCTAGAGGGTGGATTTGGAGCAGGAGGTGGTAGGAGAGCACGGGTTCTGGGCCTGGCTAATTGAGTCCAGCCCTACTCTCCAAGCCTCAGGGACTCCAGAGACACATTCTctggaagaaactgaagcttGAAGAGGCCAGGTCCTTGGCCAAGGTCACAAAGGCAATGAGCAACCCGTGGCTGCACCATGAGGCATCAGGACTGGCCCTCTTGAGTCCCCAAACCCCATTCTGGgcttccagccccagccccagtgtcTGCTCTGCTTTGCAGCCCGGGGTGCCGATCTCACCACCGAGGCAGACTCTGGGTACACCCCTATGGACCTCGCCGTGGCTCTGGGATATCGGAAAGGTAGGCCTGAGACATGGGACAGTGGTGAGGACTCATAGGTGGATGACACAAAGGGGTATGTGGGACATCTCAGTTGTCAGATGCTGGCAGTGTGTTCATGTTAGCAGACATGGAGCACCAGTGTATACCTGGCCTGGGCACATCCTGGCTCTTGGTACTCCCGTGTGGGAGGATAGAGACACCAGTGCATGTCAGTGACCAGAGCTATAATTGGGGGATAGGCACCAAGAAGCCCAAAGGAGGTCCCAGCCCAGCCCTAGGAtgtatcttagtctgttttctgttgctataacagaatacctgagattgggtaatatgtaaagaaaaaagatttattttggctcatggttctggaggttgaaaaACCCAAGATTGGGCATccacatctggtgagggcctcatacTGCTTCAACTCAGTGGAAAGGAGAAGGGCAGTGGGTTTATGTGAAGAAGCAAAACATAAAGGGCAGCCTTGCTTTAAAACCCGTTCTCACAGTAACCAACCCAGTCCCACAATAGTGAGAAAAGGTATTAATCTGTTCATGAAGGTTCCACCTCAATGACCCAAACACCTCCTAATAGGCCTCCCAACACCACATTAGGACCAAGCCTGGACATTAATTTGCTAGGGACAGCAGATCCTAAGTTCTAGCATCTGTACACATGTATATGGGTGCGCTTATGTTCATGCACACACGAAACAGCAAGGTGGTCAGGGTGCACCTCTGGGGGACTTCAGAAGGACTTCACTACATCCAGGTAAGAGAAGGGTACAGAAGCCTGGCAGAGATCACCAAGAGGGAGTTGGGCTGGGCCA from Sciurus carolinensis chromosome 17, mSciCar1.2, whole genome shotgun sequence encodes the following:
- the Rfxank gene encoding DNA-binding protein RFXANK, whose product is MEPTQPAENLILTQQSPTAEVGDPEDHGVETPDGSDTVVLRLFPCTAEPEADASVSSLQGSSLKHSTTLTNRQRGNEVSALPATLDSLSIHQLAAQGELSQLKEHLRKGDNLINRPDERGFTPLIWASAFGEIETVRFLLEWGADPHILAKERESALSLASMGGYTDIVGLLLERDVDINIYDWNGGTPLLYAVRGNHVKCVEALLARGADLTTEADSGYTPMDLAVALGYRKVQQVIENHILKLFHSNLGPTDPE